A stretch of Euwallacea similis isolate ESF13 unplaced genomic scaffold, ESF131.1 scaffold_45, whole genome shotgun sequence DNA encodes these proteins:
- the LOC136418913 gene encoding odorant receptor 10-like: MIIYPKCENLRIAVKGCSMLGIFPSEFMFPKNKKMRSAYHLYSNIILVYWAGFIVTQYIQLFLILNENPIKKDLMSLNLCITLLYTVTISKKLIILISSSFKKIIKTIIEDEVNEDPIDDELIQKLDKKNIENVNWKYRIYIYNVFTVCLLYFLKPIMVGTVEETYGNVTRIVRELPLSSWFPFDAQEHYKMAYIFQSIDALVGANSVMVIDILMISLILYPCRQLRKLDHLFRNFQHFKRKYQTLNAIEDEELAGFLFFKHLIVRHENIIQYVNTYNKNMAYPMVLDFIQSSMQIASAITQVSGNEMNFMLVTSITIFSISMLLRLSLYYYHADELLILSQKLSHSVWESNWPDETPKIKFMVLIFTMRVQKPLAFAIGPFSKMSIESLISILKATYSYVMLILT; the protein is encoded by the exons ATGATC atatatccCAAATGCGAAAACTTGAGAATAGCCGTAAAAGGATGCTCTATGTTGGGAATTTTCCCGTCGGAGTTTATGtttccaaaaaacaaaaagatgcGAAGCGCTTATCACCTCTATTCCAACATAATACTTGTTTATTGGGCCGGATTCATAGTCACGCAATACATACAACTATTCTTGATTCTGAACGAAAACCCCATTAAAAAAGATCTGATGTCTTTGAACCTATGTATTACCTTACTATACACCGTCACTATCAGTAAGAAATTGATAATACTAATAAGTTCcagtttcaagaaaattattaagacaATTATTGAAGATGAGGTAAACGAAGACCCTATTGATGATGAATTG ATTCAAAAACTTGATAAAAAGAACATTGAAAACGTCAATTGGAAGTATAGGATTTACATTTACAACGTGTTTACCGTATGTTTGTTATACTTTCTAAAACCCATTATGGTTGGAACTGTTGAAGAAACATATGGAAATGTAACCCGGATTGTAAGAGAATTGCCTCTATCCTCTTGGTTTCCTTTTGATGCACAAGAGCATTACAAG atGGCGTATATTTTTCAATCTATAGATGCTTTAGTTGGAGCTAATTCTGTAATGGTCATCGATATCCTCATGATCAGTTTAATTCTCTATCCCTGCAGACAGCTAAGAAAGCTAGATCATTTGTTCAGGAATTTTCAGCATTTCAAACGgaaatatcaaactttgaaTGCCATTGAGGATGAGGAATTGGCtggtttcttattttttaaacacctcaTTGTCAGACATGAGAATATTATTCA ATATGTTAACACTTACAACAAGAACATGGCCTATCCTATGGTGTTGGATTTTATTCAGAGCTCAATGCAAATTGCCTCCGCTATCACGCAAGTCTCAGGG AACGAAATGAATTTCATGTTAGTCACATCTATAACCATTTTCTCAATAAGCATGTTATTAAGGCTTTCTTTGTATTATTACCATGCCGATGAACTTTTAATTCTG AGTCAGAAATTGTCCCACTCAGTCTGGGAAAGCAATTGGCCAGACGAGActcctaaaatcaaattcatggTATTGATTTTTACCATGAGAGTTCAGAAACCTCTTGCCTTCGCAATTGGTCCATTTAGTAAGATGTCGATAGAATCCCTTATCTCT ATACTTAAGGCTACATATTCATACGTGATGCTCATTTTGACGTAA